A window of Rhodothermus sp. genomic DNA:
GGATCTCACGCATGAGGTGGCCGCTGTGGTGGCACGCTCGGGTGTGACACGAGGGCTGGTCCATGTGCATATTGTGGGAAGTACGGTAGCGATCGCGTATCATCACGTTTGAACAGCGTGGCACACTGGGGATCGGTTTGCCCTTCCGTCTATGCAGGAGGCAGAAGGGTCGGGACGGCCTGCCGCCTGTGGATTCGGTAGACAGTAAAGTCCTCCCGATCGGTTGTGACGATCACGCGGCCTTTTTCTGCTTCCACCAGTGTCAGCAATGCGGCATCCGCTACACTGATACGATCCGCATACCGTCGGAGTAATGCTTCTATACGGGAGCCCCAGACAGACGCTACGTGCACCTCGAGCACTCGCATTAACTCCAGAAGTCGTAACGGATTGCCGCCGCCACGCCTGATCAGAAACCAGGCCTCCGATACGACCGGTTCACAGGTGATCAGCGGGGCTTCCAGGGTATCTACCGTCCGGACTGCCCAGTGATGATACCGGTCGCGCCGATTCAGCAGGGCCACCAGCGGTCCTGTATCCAGTACATAGGCCGAAACACTCATGAAGTACCGTATCCCTCCATGTATTTGGGATCGCTGGATAGCGCTTCCGGCCCTTCAAAACAGCCGATAAGGTGCTTGGCATCTTTCAGACGGCCTTGTGGCACCGGCGATTGGGCTTCTGCCTCAAGCTCTTCCAGCCGGCGCCGCACGGCCTCAAGCACGGCCGCTTTCATGGTGGTTGCCCGCAGCTTGGCCAGTCGTTCTATCTGACGACGTTCATGGGGTGCCAGCCGCATTCCAAAGTTTTTTTCGACAGACATTGTGGTAACACATTGAGCAGTAATGTTACAACATCTTCTATTACGTTTTTGTCCCTCAGAAGGATTCGCCGAACAATTCGGAGACTATCGCCGAAATGCAGACGGTCGAGCAGGAGCAGGCTGTTCCTTGCTCCTTCATCCGGACCGTCCGGAAAGGCCTGCATAATGCCGGTATCTGGTATCGATCGAGCGATTTGAACTAATTTGTAGCCCGATGTAAATGAACAATCAGTCATTGCTTTGTAGCGTACGGCCGGCTTTCCAGGTGATCGGTGGCCGGGAGAGCACCACGGCCAAACGGAAGTGCGCTGAACAGATGCACAGCCAAAACCGGGGTAAATTATGAAGGTGCATCAGGAGACGCTTCGGCACCGCACGAGCGGACACGGGGATCTGCAGGATCTCACGCATGAGGTGGCCGCTGTGGTGGCACGCTCTGGCATAACGAAAGGGCTGGTCCATGTGCATATTGTGGGAAGTACAGCGGCCCTTGGGACGATCGAGTTTGAGCCCGGTCTGCAACAGGATCTGCCAACCTTAATGGACCGCCTCGTTCCGCCACATGAACACTACATGCACGAGCAAACCTGGCACGATGGTAATGCCCATGCGCATCTGCAGGCCACGTTACTGGGAGCCTCGGTAACCGTGCCGGTGCGCGACGGGATGCCCGTACTGGGGACCTGGCAACAGATTGTGCTGCTGGAGTGCGATGTGCGCCCTCGCCAGCGTGAGATCGTGGTGACTGTGCAAGGGGTGTGATGCCGTTTTTAGGCGTGTCCAGAGGGCAAGCCATTCCAT
This region includes:
- a CDS encoding secondary thiamine-phosphate synthase enzyme YjbQ — encoded protein: MKVHQETLRHRTSGHGDLQDLTHEVAAVVARSGITKGLVHVHIVGSTAALGTIEFEPGLQQDLPTLMDRLVPPHEHYMHEQTWHDGNAHAHLQATLLGASVTVPVRDGMPVLGTWQQIVLLECDVRPRQREIVVTVQGV
- a CDS encoding PIN domain-containing protein, yielding MSVSAYVLDTGPLVALLNRRDRYHHWAVRTVDTLEAPLITCEPVVSEAWFLIRRGGGNPLRLLELMRVLEVHVASVWGSRIEALLRRYADRISVADAALLTLVEAEKGRVIVTTDREDFTVYRIHRRQAVPTLLPPA